ATGCGCCGGGTAAAAACTGGCTGTTCTTCGGCAACCCGCACTTTACCGAGGATTTCCTCTACCAGGTGGAGTGGCAGCGCTACGTCAAAGAGGGCGTGCTGACCCGCATCGATCTGGCCTGGTCCCGCGATCAGAAAGAAAAAGTGTACGTACAAGACAAACTGCGCGAACAGGGCGCAGAGCTGTGGCGCTGGATCAATGACGGTGCCCACATTTATGTCTGCGGCGACGCCAATCGCATGGCGAAAGACGTTGAGCAGGCACTGCTGGAAGTGATTGCCGAGTTCGGCGGTATGGATGCCGAAACGGCGGATGAATTTTTAAGTGAGCTGCGCGTTGAGCGCCGTTATCAGCGAGATGTCTACTAATGAGCGAAAAACATCCTGGCCCACTGGTGGTCGAAGGTAAACTGACAGACGCCGAGCGCATGAAGCTGGAAAGCAACTATTTGCGTGGCACCATTGCTGAAGATCTGAATGACGGTCTCACCGGCGGTTTCAAAGGCGACAACTTCCTGCTGATCCGTTTCCACGGTATGTACCAGCAGGACGACCGCGATATTCGCGCCGAGCGAGCCGAACAGAAGCTGGAGCCGCGTCATGCGATGCTGCTGCGCTGCCGTCTGCCGGGTGGCATCATCACCACGACGCAGTGGCAGGCGATCGACAAGTTTGCCCATGACAACACGATTTACGGCAGCATTCGTCTGACTAACCGTCAGACCTTCCAGTTCCACGGCATTCTGAAGAAGAACGTCAAGCCAGTGCACCAGATGCTGCACTCGGTGGGTCTGGACGCGCTGGCAACCGCCAACGACATGAACCGTAACGTGCTCTGCACCTCGAACCCGTATGAGTCCGAGCTGCACGCGGAAGCGTATGAGTGGGCGAAGAAGATCTCCGAGCACCTGCTGCCGCGCACCCGCGCCTATGCGGAGATCTGGCTCGATCAGGAGAAAGTCGCCACTACCGACGAAGAGCCGATCCTCGGCCAGACCTACCTGCCGCGTAAGTTCAAAACCACGGTGGTGATCCCGCCGCAGAACGATATCGACCTGCACGCTAACGACATGAACTTCGTGGCGATTGCCGAAAATGGCAAGCTGGTCGGCTTTAACCTGCTGGTGGGCGGCGGTTTGTCCATCGAGCACGGTAACAAGAAAACCTACGCCCGCACCGCGAGCGAGTTCGGCTTCCTGCCTCTGGAGCACACGCTGGCCGTGGCTGAGGCGGTGGTTACTACCCAGCGCGACTGGGGCAACCGTACCGACCGTAAAAACGCGAAAACCAAATACACCCTGGAGCGCGTGGGCGTTGAGACGTTTAAAGAAGAAGTGGAGCGTCGCGCGGGGATCAAGTTTGAGCCGATCCGCCCTTACGAGTTCACCGGTCGCGGCGATCGCATTGGCTGGGTGAAAGGCATCGACAATAACTGGCACCTGACGCTGTTTATTGAAAACGGTCGTATTCTGGATTATCCGGGCCGCCCGCTGAAAACCGGTCTGCTGGAAATTGCGAAGATCCACAAAGGTGAGTTCCGTATAACCGCCAACCAGAACCTGATCGTCGCCAGCGTGCCGGAAAGCGATAAGGCAAGAATTGAAGAGCTGGCGCGCGAACACGGGTTGATGGATGCGGTCAAACCGCAGCGTGAAAACTCGATGGCCTGCGTGTCGTTCCCGACCTGCCCGCTGGCGATGGCCGAAGCCGAGCGTTTCCTGCCTTCATTTACGGACAAAGTGGAAGCGATTCTGGAAAAACACGGTATTCCGGACGAGCATATTGTTATGCGCGTGACGGGCTGCCCGAACGGCTGTGGCCGCGCGATGCTGGCCGAACTCGGTCTGGTTGGGAAAGCGCCGGGGCGCTACAACCTGCACCTGGGGGGGAACCGTATCGGGACGCGCATTCCGCGTATGTTCCGCGAGAACATCACCGAGCCGGAAATTCTCGATTCCCTCGACGTGCTTATCGGGCGTTGGGCGAAAGAGCGCGAAGTGGGTGAAGGTTTCGGCGACTTTACGGTACGTGCGGGCATCATTCGCCCGGTGCTCGATCCCGCAAGGGATTTCTGGGAATAACCACGAGAGGTAATTATGTCCGTACTCGATCTTAATGCCCTGAATGACCTGCCAAAAGTCGAACGCATTCTGGCCCTGGCAGAAACCAATGCCCAACTGGAAAAGCTCGACGCCGAAGGGCGCGTGGCGTGGGCGCTGGAAAACCTGCCGGGAGACTATGTGCTCTCGTCCAGCTTTGGTATTCAGGCGGCGGTCAGCCTGCATCTGGTGAATCAGATCCGTCCGGACATTCCGGTGATCCTCACCGATACCGGCTACCTGTTCCCGGAAACCTACCAGTTTATTGACGAGCTGACGGACAAGCTCGGGCTGAACCTGAAAGTCTACCGGGCAACGGAGAGCGCGGCCTGGCAGGAGGCACGTTACGGCAAGCTGTGGGAGCAGGGCGTTGAGGGCATTGAGAAATACAATGCGATCAACAAGGTCGAGCCGATGAACCGGGCGCTGAAAGAGCTGAACGCCCAGACCTGGTTTGCCGGTCTGCGCCGCGAGCAGTCGGGCAGCCGCGCCAAGCTACCGGTGCTGGCGGTGCAGCGCGGTGTGTTCAAAGTGCTGCCGATCATCGACTGGGATAACCGGACGGTGTACCAGTACCTGCAAAAACACGGCCTGAAGTACCATCCGCTGTGGGATCAGGGCTATCTGTCAGTGGGGGATACCCACACCACGCGCAAATGGGAACCGGGAATGGCGGAAGAAGAGACGCGATTCTTTGGGCTGAAGCGCGAGTGCGGATTGCACGAAGGGTAATGTTTTTTCGCCCGGTGGCGCTGCGCTTACCGGGCCTACAACGGCACGAAACGTAGGCCCGGTAAGGCGTAGCCGCCACCGGGCTTAACGACCTCAGGCTTTCCCCGCTTTCGCCAGCTCCTTCACCAGCGGCAGCATCACTTTCACGACATCCCGGCTGCGGTGCTCAATCCGCTGCGGCAGCGCTTTATCAATGTGCTGCTGATTATCCAGCCGCACATTATGCCAGCTGGTTCCGTCCGGGAACGCTTTCGATTTGCTGCGCTGTTGATAGCCATCTTTTTTGCCCAGCGTCCAGTTCGTCGCCTCGACGTACAGCACCGGAATGCCCGCCTTATCAAACACTTCACCGTCATTACAGCAGCCTGTGCCTTTTGGATAATCCGGGTTACCGCCCGGATTTGTCGCGGCATAGACGCCATGCGTACGGGCAAGCGCCAGCGCGCGGTCGCGGGTGAGTTTACGTACGCTGCTCGGTGTGCTCTGTCCGCTATTAAAATAGAGCTTATCTCCCACGATCAGATTATCGAGGTTGATCACCAGCAACGTATTTTTCTTCTCCTCAGCGCTCATGCGTTTAAGGAGATTCTCAGCGCCGAGTTTTCCTTCTTCTTCGCCGCTGGTCGCGACAAAGCGAATGCTGTATTTCGTGGGAATATTTTTCAGGCGTTCGGCCAGCTCAAGCATCACGCCCAGCCCCGCCGCATTGTCATCCAGCCCCTGAAGCGTCAGCCCGCCGAGGTTATTATCGACATCGGCGTCGCTCATCGGCGTGTAGGTATCAAGGTGCGCCATAATAATAATTTGCTCGGCCGCCTTTCCTTCGTGCGCCGCAATAACCGTGCTGCCGGTTATGTTATGCCAGTTCTGCGTTTTATTGCGTGAGGTATAGATGTAGCGGCTATGGAAAGCGCGAATGTCACTCTTATAGCCCATATCCGCAAACTGCTGACGAATATAGTCTGCCGAGAGCATCTCGGCTGGGGTTCCGGTCATGCGGCCCGGAAAGACCGTAGCAATATGCCGCGCCTGCATACTGGCTATTTCGCCGTAAGTTTGATTTTTTGCCTGAGCCGGAAGGATAAAGCAAACGCCGAGCGCCAGGGCAACGAATCGGTGGCGCATTGCGGAAAACATAGGGAGTCCTTAAAAACAGAGCAAAATTTTAACCCGCATAGTATGAAACTGTGATCGGGTAGACACAATTTGAATTGCTCTTAAATGCCCGAAATTTCGCGTGTTAAGCACTTTTTGATATTTGCTTTTCCACGGCGTTATTCCATTGAGTAACTACTCATTCCAATTCGTAATTTCATTCGATCTAAGCCGCCCCCTATAGTCCCTTTATTCCTTGTTGTTAGCGAGTTGTTGCCTGTGGACTATCTCCCCCTTTTTGCCGCCTTAAAAGACCGACCGGTACTGGTTGTCGGGACGGGTGAAATTGCCGATCGCAAAATCGCGTTCCTGCAACGCGCCGGGGCGCAGGTGCAGGCTGTTCCAGAGGCGGATTTTGAAGAGTCACAGATCGACAACGTGGTGCTGGTGATTGCGGCAACTGAAGATCGGGCGCTCAACCGCCGCATCTCCGGGGCAGCCCAGGCCCGTCACCGTCTGGTGAACGTGGTAGACGACCAGCCGCTGTGTTCATTTATCTTCCCGTCGATTGTCGACCGCTCGCCGCTGCTGGTGGCGATCTCCTCCGGCGGCACCGCCCCGGTGCTGGCGCGCGTGCTGAGAGAAAAAATCGAAGCGCTGCTGCCGACCAGCCTCGGACGCATGGCGGAGAAGGCCAGCTACTGGCGCAACCATCTGAAAACGCGTCTGACCAGCGTGACGGAACGTCGTCGCTTCTGGGAGCGTGTGTTTCGGGGCCGCTTTGCCAGCCTGATGCAGGCCGGTAACGAGACGGCGGCGCAAAAAATTCTCGAAGACGAACTGGATAACCCCGGCAGTACGAGCGGGGAGATCATTCTCGTTGGCGCCGGGCCGGGCGACGCCGGGCTGCTGACGCTGCGTGGCCTACAGGTGCTTCAGGATGCGGACGTGGTGTTCTACGACCACCTGGTGACCGACGGTATCCGCGAGCTGATCCGCCGTGACGCGGAGCAGATCTGCGTCGGCAAACGTGCCGGTGAGCACTCCGTGCCGCAGCACGATACCAACCAGATGCTGATTGCCGCCGCGAAAGCGGGCAAGACCGTGGTGCGCCTGAAAGGGGGCGACCCGTTTATTTTCGGTCGCGGTGGCGAAGAGTTGCAGGCGGCAGCCGAAGCGGGCGTCCCGTTCCAGGTGGTTCCTGGCATTACGGCGGCGTCTGCCGTCACGGCCTACGCCGGTATTCCGCTGACCCATCGCGATTTTGCCCAGAGCGTGACCTTTGTGACCGGCCACTATAAAGCCGACAGCACGCCGTTTGACTGGTCGCATCTCGCCCAGAGCCGACAAACGCTGGCGATTTATATGGGCACGATGAAAGCGGCGGATATCAGCGAACAGCTTATTCAGCACGGTCGCGATGCAACGACGCCGGTCGCGGTGATCTCCCGCGGGACACGCGTCGATCAGCATGTCGCCATCGGCACCTTACAAGACCTTGCAACCCTGGCGAAAGACGCCCCGATGCCCGCCCTGATCGTGGTGGGAGAAGTGGTGCAGCTGCACAGCACGCTCGCCTGGTTCCAACACACAACCGACACAGAAGGCTTCGGCGCCTCTGTTATAAATTTGGCTTAAGGAACGGTTATGGACCAAAAACGACTTACTCACCTGCGGCAGCTCGAAGCGGAAAGTATCCACATTATCCGCGAAGTGGCCGCCGAGTTTTCTAACCCGGTGATGATGTACTCCATCGGTAAAGATTCCAGCGTCATGCTGCACCTGGCGCGTAAAGCGTTTTATCCGGGTACGCTGCCGTTCCCGCTGCTGCATGTGGATACCGGCTGGAAATTCCGCGAGATGTACGAATTCCGCGACCGTACCGCCAAAGCCTACGGCTGCGAGCTGCTGGTGCATAAAAACCCGGAAGGGGTGGCGATGGGCATCAACCCGTTCGTGCACGGCAGCGCCAAACACACCGACATCATGAAAACCGAAGGGCTGAAGCAGGCGCTGAATAAATACGGTTTTGATGCGGCCTTCGGTGGCGCGCGCCGTGACGAGGAGAAATCCCGTGCGAAAGAGCGTATCTACTCCTTCCGCGACCGCTTCCACCGCTGGGACCCGAAAAACCAGCGTCCGGAGCTGTGGCACAACTACAACGGCCAGATTAACAAGGGCGAAAGCATTCGCGTCTTCCCGCTCTCTAACTGGACCGAGCTGGATATCTGGCAGTACATCTATCTGGAAAATATTGAGATCGTTCCGCTGTATCTGGCGGCAGAGCGCCCGGTGCTGGAGCGCGACGGCATGCTGATGATGATCGACGACGATCGCATTGATTTACAGCCGGGCGAAGTGATCAAAAAACAGATGGTCCGTTTCCGTACTCTCGGCTGCTGGCCGTTGACCGGCGCGGTGGAATCCAGTGCGCAGACGCTGCCGGAGATCATCGAGGAGATGCTGGTGTCGACCACCAGTGAGCGACAGGGCCGCGTGATTGACCGCGACCAGGCAGGCTCCATGGAGCTGAAGAAACGTCAGGGTTATTTCTAAGGAGCCGCCATGAATACGACTATTGCCCAACAAATTGCCGATGAAGGCGGCGTAGAAGCTTATCTGCACGCCCAACAGTACAAAAGTCTGCTGCGTTTCCTGACCTGCGGCAGCGTGGATGACGGGAAAAGCACCCTGATTGGTCGTCTGCTGCACGACACGCGCCAGATTTATGAAGATCAGCTCTCTTCCCTCCACAACGACAGTAAACGCCACGGCACCCAGGGCGAAAAACTCGACCTGGCGCTGCTGGTGGACGGCTTGCAGGCGGAGCGTGAGCAGGGCATCACCATTGATGTCGCCTATCGCTACTTCTCCACCGAGAAGCGCAAGTTTATTATCGCCGACACCCCGGGGCACGAGCAGTACACCCGTAACATGGCGACCGGCGCGTCCACCTGTGACCTGGCCATCCTGCTGATCGACGCCCGTAAAGGTGTGCTGGATCAGACTCGACGTCACAGCTTTATCTCTACGCTACTGGGGATCAAACACCTGGTGGTGGCGGTGAACAAAATGGATCTGGTGGACTACAGCGAAGCGCGATTCGACGAGATCCGCCAGAGCTACCTGACCTTTGCTGAACAGCTGCCGGGCAACCTCGATATTCGCTTCGTGCCGCTGTCGGCGCTGGAAGGGGATAACGTCGCCTCTCAGAGCGCGAACATGCCGTGGTACAGCGGTCCAACGCTGCTGGAAGTGCTGGAAACCGTTGAAATTCAGCGCGTGGTCGATACTCAACCGATGCGCTTCCCGGTGCAGTACGTGAACCGTCCGAACCTCGATTTCCGCGGCTTCTCAGGCACCCTTGCCTCCGGCGCGGTGAAGGTGGGCCAGCGCGTGAAGGTGCTGCCGTCCGGTGTGGAATCGGCCATTGCCCGTATCGTCACCTTTGATGGCGATCTGGACGAAGCCGGGGCGGGTGAAGCGGTAACCCTGGTACTGAAAGACGAAATTGATATCAGCCGCGGCGACCTGCTGGTCGACGCGCAGGAGACGCTGGCGGCGGTGCAGGGCGCGTCCGTGGACGTGGTATGGATGGCGGAACAGCCGCTCACCGCAGGCCAGAGCTACGACATCAAAATTGCGGGCAAGAAAACCCGCGCCCGCGTGGACGGCATTCAGTTCCAGGTGGACATTAACAACCTGACCCACCGTGACGTGAGCGAGCTGCCGCTGAACGGTATTGGCCTGGTGGATCTGACCTTCGACGAGCCGCTGGTGCTGGATCCGTATCAGCAGAACCCGGTAACCGGCGGGCTGATCTTTATCGACCGCCTGACCAACGTCACCGTCGGTGCTGGCATGGTGCGCGAGCCTAACGCACAGGCGAGCGTGACGTCTGAGTTCAGCGCCTTCGAGCTGGAGCTGAACGCGCTGGTGCGTAAGCACTTCCCGC
The sequence above is a segment of the Enterobacter hormaechei ATCC 49162 genome. Coding sequences within it:
- the cysI gene encoding assimilatory sulfite reductase (NADPH) hemoprotein subunit; translation: MSEKHPGPLVVEGKLTDAERMKLESNYLRGTIAEDLNDGLTGGFKGDNFLLIRFHGMYQQDDRDIRAERAEQKLEPRHAMLLRCRLPGGIITTTQWQAIDKFAHDNTIYGSIRLTNRQTFQFHGILKKNVKPVHQMLHSVGLDALATANDMNRNVLCTSNPYESELHAEAYEWAKKISEHLLPRTRAYAEIWLDQEKVATTDEEPILGQTYLPRKFKTTVVIPPQNDIDLHANDMNFVAIAENGKLVGFNLLVGGGLSIEHGNKKTYARTASEFGFLPLEHTLAVAEAVVTTQRDWGNRTDRKNAKTKYTLERVGVETFKEEVERRAGIKFEPIRPYEFTGRGDRIGWVKGIDNNWHLTLFIENGRILDYPGRPLKTGLLEIAKIHKGEFRITANQNLIVASVPESDKARIEELAREHGLMDAVKPQRENSMACVSFPTCPLAMAEAERFLPSFTDKVEAILEKHGIPDEHIVMRVTGCPNGCGRAMLAELGLVGKAPGRYNLHLGGNRIGTRIPRMFRENITEPEILDSLDVLIGRWAKEREVGEGFGDFTVRAGIIRPVLDPARDFWE
- the cysH gene encoding phosphoadenosine phosphosulfate reductase, encoding MSVLDLNALNDLPKVERILALAETNAQLEKLDAEGRVAWALENLPGDYVLSSSFGIQAAVSLHLVNQIRPDIPVILTDTGYLFPETYQFIDELTDKLGLNLKVYRATESAAWQEARYGKLWEQGVEGIEKYNAINKVEPMNRALKELNAQTWFAGLRREQSGSRAKLPVLAVQRGVFKVLPIIDWDNRTVYQYLQKHGLKYHPLWDQGYLSVGDTHTTRKWEPGMAEEETRFFGLKRECGLHEG
- a CDS encoding aminopeptidase, whose product is MFSAMRHRFVALALGVCFILPAQAKNQTYGEIASMQARHIATVFPGRMTGTPAEMLSADYIRQQFADMGYKSDIRAFHSRYIYTSRNKTQNWHNITGSTVIAAHEGKAAEQIIIMAHLDTYTPMSDADVDNNLGGLTLQGLDDNAAGLGVMLELAERLKNIPTKYSIRFVATSGEEEGKLGAENLLKRMSAEEKKNTLLVINLDNLIVGDKLYFNSGQSTPSSVRKLTRDRALALARTHGVYAATNPGGNPDYPKGTGCCNDGEVFDKAGIPVLYVEATNWTLGKKDGYQQRSKSKAFPDGTSWHNVRLDNQQHIDKALPQRIEHRSRDVVKVMLPLVKELAKAGKA
- the cysG gene encoding siroheme synthase CysG is translated as MDYLPLFAALKDRPVLVVGTGEIADRKIAFLQRAGAQVQAVPEADFEESQIDNVVLVIAATEDRALNRRISGAAQARHRLVNVVDDQPLCSFIFPSIVDRSPLLVAISSGGTAPVLARVLREKIEALLPTSLGRMAEKASYWRNHLKTRLTSVTERRRFWERVFRGRFASLMQAGNETAAQKILEDELDNPGSTSGEIILVGAGPGDAGLLTLRGLQVLQDADVVFYDHLVTDGIRELIRRDAEQICVGKRAGEHSVPQHDTNQMLIAAAKAGKTVVRLKGGDPFIFGRGGEELQAAAEAGVPFQVVPGITAASAVTAYAGIPLTHRDFAQSVTFVTGHYKADSTPFDWSHLAQSRQTLAIYMGTMKAADISEQLIQHGRDATTPVAVISRGTRVDQHVAIGTLQDLATLAKDAPMPALIVVGEVVQLHSTLAWFQHTTDTEGFGASVINLA
- the cysD gene encoding sulfate adenylyltransferase subunit CysD gives rise to the protein MDQKRLTHLRQLEAESIHIIREVAAEFSNPVMMYSIGKDSSVMLHLARKAFYPGTLPFPLLHVDTGWKFREMYEFRDRTAKAYGCELLVHKNPEGVAMGINPFVHGSAKHTDIMKTEGLKQALNKYGFDAAFGGARRDEEKSRAKERIYSFRDRFHRWDPKNQRPELWHNYNGQINKGESIRVFPLSNWTELDIWQYIYLENIEIVPLYLAAERPVLERDGMLMMIDDDRIDLQPGEVIKKQMVRFRTLGCWPLTGAVESSAQTLPEIIEEMLVSTTSERQGRVIDRDQAGSMELKKRQGYF
- the cysN gene encoding sulfate adenylyltransferase subunit CysN, with amino-acid sequence MNTTIAQQIADEGGVEAYLHAQQYKSLLRFLTCGSVDDGKSTLIGRLLHDTRQIYEDQLSSLHNDSKRHGTQGEKLDLALLVDGLQAEREQGITIDVAYRYFSTEKRKFIIADTPGHEQYTRNMATGASTCDLAILLIDARKGVLDQTRRHSFISTLLGIKHLVVAVNKMDLVDYSEARFDEIRQSYLTFAEQLPGNLDIRFVPLSALEGDNVASQSANMPWYSGPTLLEVLETVEIQRVVDTQPMRFPVQYVNRPNLDFRGFSGTLASGAVKVGQRVKVLPSGVESAIARIVTFDGDLDEAGAGEAVTLVLKDEIDISRGDLLVDAQETLAAVQGASVDVVWMAEQPLTAGQSYDIKIAGKKTRARVDGIQFQVDINNLTHRDVSELPLNGIGLVDLTFDEPLVLDPYQQNPVTGGLIFIDRLTNVTVGAGMVREPNAQASVTSEFSAFELELNALVRKHFPHWGARDLLGGK